A stretch of the Azorhizobium caulinodans ORS 571 genome encodes the following:
- a CDS encoding 3-hydroxybutyrate dehydrogenase, translating into MKGRNAVVTGSTSGIGLAIARSLAAEGCNVMLNGFGEPAQIEMVRREMAETTGCTIGYSGADMGRPEEVRALIAAAQNTLGTVDILINNAGVQHVAPLVAFPEDKWDLLLAVNLSAAFHATKAVMPAMLARGFGRVVNIASALGLVGAPHKPAYVATKHGLIGLTRSVALEVAQGGVTCNVVCPGMVMTPIIEMQVADQARVTGLPPEEVVREVFLENQPIRRPVKAEEIAAAVVFLCSEAAAGITGTVLSVDGGYTAR; encoded by the coding sequence ATGAAGGGACGCAACGCCGTCGTCACCGGGTCCACGTCCGGCATCGGGCTCGCGATTGCAAGGTCACTTGCCGCCGAAGGCTGCAACGTGATGCTCAACGGCTTCGGAGAACCCGCCCAGATCGAAATGGTCCGCCGTGAGATGGCCGAAACCACGGGATGCACCATCGGCTACTCCGGCGCGGACATGGGACGTCCGGAGGAGGTCCGCGCCCTCATTGCGGCGGCGCAGAACACGCTCGGGACCGTCGATATCCTGATCAACAATGCCGGCGTGCAGCATGTGGCGCCCCTCGTCGCGTTCCCGGAGGACAAATGGGACCTGCTGCTGGCCGTCAACCTCTCGGCCGCCTTCCACGCCACCAAGGCGGTAATGCCGGCCATGCTTGCGCGCGGCTTCGGCAGGGTCGTGAACATCGCCTCCGCTCTGGGGCTGGTGGGCGCGCCGCATAAGCCCGCCTATGTGGCCACGAAGCACGGCCTCATCGGGCTCACCCGGTCCGTCGCGCTCGAGGTGGCACAGGGCGGGGTGACCTGCAACGTCGTGTGCCCCGGCATGGTCATGACCCCCATCATCGAGATGCAGGTGGCGGATCAGGCGCGCGTCACCGGCCTGCCGCCCGAGGAAGTGGTGCGGGAGGTGTTCCTTGAAAACCAACCCATCCGGCGTCCGGTCAAGGCGGAGGAGATCGCGGCGGCGGTTGTCTTCCTCTGCTCGGAGGCGGCGGCCGGGATCACCGGAACCGTGCTCTCGGTGGACGGAGGCTATACCGCGCGGTGA
- a CDS encoding ABC transporter substrate-binding protein: protein MKGIVLAAALGVVMGGMSGPASAQMSDGKIKIGVLSDLTGVYSDINGEGSATAARLAAEEFGNAINGTPVEIVVADHQNKADVAASIARKWIDAEQVDVIADVPNSAAALAVQDITRERKRIFLMSGPGAVDLTGKACSPYGFMWTWDTHSVSATTARALVAKGDKSWFFVTADYAFGHSLEDEASKTVKALGGTVKGGVRVPLATSDFSSFLVQAQGSGAKVVALANAGGDTINSVKQANEFGLPQGGQTLAGLLLNINDIHALTLPVAQGLIMSNSFYWDMNDETRAWSRKFEAKTGRKPSMNQAGVYSAVRHYLQAVKDVGTDDADKVAEKMRATPVNDMMMKNAAIGRNGRVFGNMYLFEVKKPAESKGAWDYLRLVETVPGKDAYIPEAQSGCPLVR from the coding sequence ATGAAGGGTATCGTTCTCGCGGCGGCGCTCGGCGTCGTCATGGGCGGCATGTCAGGGCCGGCAAGCGCCCAGATGTCGGATGGAAAGATCAAGATCGGCGTCTTGTCCGATCTCACGGGCGTCTATTCGGACATCAATGGCGAGGGTTCGGCCACGGCGGCGCGCCTCGCGGCCGAAGAATTCGGGAACGCCATCAATGGCACGCCCGTGGAGATCGTGGTTGCAGATCACCAGAACAAGGCCGATGTCGCTGCGAGCATCGCACGCAAGTGGATCGATGCCGAGCAGGTGGATGTCATTGCCGATGTGCCCAATTCCGCCGCGGCGCTGGCGGTGCAGGACATTACACGGGAGCGCAAGCGCATCTTCCTGATGTCCGGGCCCGGTGCCGTCGATCTGACCGGCAAGGCGTGCAGCCCTTACGGCTTCATGTGGACCTGGGATACCCACTCCGTCTCCGCCACCACCGCACGGGCGCTGGTCGCCAAGGGCGACAAGAGCTGGTTCTTCGTCACCGCCGATTACGCCTTCGGCCATTCGCTGGAGGATGAGGCGAGCAAGACGGTCAAGGCGCTGGGCGGTACGGTGAAAGGTGGCGTCCGGGTGCCCCTCGCGACCTCCGATTTCTCCTCCTTCCTCGTGCAGGCGCAGGGGTCGGGGGCCAAGGTGGTAGCGCTGGCAAATGCCGGTGGCGATACGATCAATTCGGTGAAGCAGGCGAACGAATTCGGCCTTCCGCAAGGCGGGCAGACGCTCGCCGGCCTGCTGCTGAACATCAACGACATCCATGCCCTCACGCTGCCCGTCGCGCAGGGGCTGATCATGTCCAACTCCTTCTATTGGGACATGAATGACGAGACCCGCGCCTGGTCCCGCAAGTTCGAAGCCAAGACGGGGCGCAAGCCCTCCATGAACCAGGCGGGCGTGTATTCCGCCGTCCGGCATTATCTCCAGGCCGTGAAGGATGTCGGCACGGACGATGCGGACAAGGTGGCGGAGAAGATGCGCGCCACCCCGGTGAACGACATGATGATGAAGAACGCCGCCATCGGCCGGAACGGCCGTGTGTTCGGCAACATGTATCTGTTCGAGGTCAAGAAGCCGGCGGAGTCCAAGGGCGCCTGGGACTATCTCAGGCTCGTCGAGACCGTGCCGGGCAAGGACGCCTATATTCCCGAAGCCCAGAGCGGCTGTCCGCTCGTGAGGTGA
- a CDS encoding DUF4434 domain-containing protein, with the protein MLALTSSGPFQRWLPRRLDGTFLQAWKSDLDLPRSAWAERIHLFATLDCRHLILQWVSFGQEYGLSDPLLLDILDFALAAGVRVTFGLPYDGGYWQMLASGDRAKRAAFLDRVGTEGVAFLEAARHSNHPAFAGYYIPYEIDQYSWADPADRDLLAGYLRRISAAARGPGVLSISTFRSGIPTTATLEGLWERILTSVPLKLMVQDGVGVFGMANYARLAPLFATLRRRGADFDVIVELFTEKPSGRTDGTTFAADPATIGRLQAQLAVAAGTGARRLIGFAVHPYMTDGMPGAADLRRSYLRALSAGA; encoded by the coding sequence GTGCTCGCCCTGACTTCGTCGGGCCCTTTTCAGCGCTGGCTGCCGCGCCGGCTGGACGGCACGTTTCTCCAGGCATGGAAGAGTGACCTCGATCTTCCGCGCAGCGCGTGGGCAGAGCGCATCCACCTGTTCGCGACCCTGGATTGCCGCCATCTCATCCTGCAGTGGGTCTCCTTCGGCCAGGAATACGGCCTGTCCGATCCGCTGCTGCTGGATATTCTCGACTTTGCCCTGGCGGCCGGGGTGCGGGTGACGTTCGGCCTGCCTTATGATGGGGGATACTGGCAGATGCTGGCCTCCGGCGATCGGGCAAAGCGCGCGGCCTTTCTCGATCGCGTCGGAACGGAGGGCGTGGCGTTCCTTGAGGCCGCGCGCCATTCCAACCATCCCGCTTTCGCCGGCTACTACATTCCCTACGAAATCGACCAGTACAGCTGGGCCGATCCTGCGGACCGCGATCTCCTCGCTGGCTATCTGCGCCGGATCAGCGCCGCCGCGCGGGGGCCGGGCGTGCTGTCCATCTCCACCTTTCGCAGTGGCATTCCAACGACGGCGACGCTTGAGGGACTTTGGGAGCGCATTCTGACGTCCGTGCCCCTGAAGCTGATGGTGCAGGATGGGGTGGGTGTCTTCGGCATGGCGAATTATGCCCGCCTCGCCCCGCTGTTTGCGACGTTGCGCCGTCGAGGCGCTGATTTCGATGTGATCGTGGAGCTGTTCACGGAGAAGCCTTCCGGCCGCACGGATGGCACGACCTTCGCGGCAGATCCGGCCACGATCGGACGGCTGCAGGCGCAGCTCGCGGTTGCCGCCGGAACCGGTGCGCGGCGTCTCATCGGCTTCGCCGTCCATCCCTACATGACCGATGGTATGCCTGGAGCGGCCGACCTGCGGCGCAGCTATCTGCGAGCGCTGTCCGCGGGCGCATGA
- a CDS encoding 3-hydroxyacyl-CoA dehydrogenase family protein, protein MQPTRIAVIGAGLMGHGIAQAFAMAGYAVGIYEPDPERRGAIRDQVRANLRLVGADECVADRIAVHGGLADAVAHASVVIEAVPEDLDLKRRLFVEIEAAAPRSALLASNTSAIPITSIMSVLKDRRRAMGTHWWNPPHLVPLVEVVQGEETGAEEIAAMMALLCSIGKTPVHVRKDVPGFIGNRLQHAMWREAIALVQSGVCDAETVDTVVKASFGRRLAVLGPLENADLVGTDLTLQVHRTILPDLDGTPGPLPLLEDLVRAGHLGMKSGRGFREWNAESARTVREALARHLAQTF, encoded by the coding sequence ATGCAGCCGACGAGGATCGCCGTCATCGGTGCCGGCCTGATGGGCCATGGCATCGCGCAAGCCTTCGCAATGGCCGGCTACGCGGTCGGCATCTATGAGCCAGACCCGGAACGGCGTGGCGCGATCCGCGATCAGGTCCGGGCCAATCTGCGCCTTGTTGGAGCGGATGAGTGCGTCGCGGATCGCATCGCGGTCCATGGGGGGCTGGCCGACGCCGTCGCCCACGCTTCGGTGGTGATCGAAGCGGTGCCGGAAGACCTCGACCTCAAGCGCCGGCTGTTCGTCGAGATCGAAGCGGCGGCGCCCCGTTCCGCCTTGCTGGCCAGCAATACGTCCGCCATCCCCATCACCAGCATCATGTCGGTGCTGAAGGACCGCCGCCGGGCGATGGGCACCCACTGGTGGAACCCGCCTCACCTCGTTCCTCTGGTCGAGGTCGTGCAAGGCGAGGAGACGGGGGCAGAAGAGATCGCGGCCATGATGGCCCTGCTGTGCTCCATCGGAAAGACGCCGGTTCACGTGCGCAAGGATGTGCCCGGCTTCATCGGAAACCGTCTCCAGCACGCCATGTGGCGTGAGGCCATTGCGCTGGTGCAGAGCGGTGTCTGCGACGCCGAGACCGTGGACACGGTGGTGAAGGCGAGCTTCGGCCGGCGTCTGGCGGTCCTCGGGCCGTTGGAGAATGCGGACCTCGTGGGAACGGATCTCACGCTCCAGGTCCACCGGACCATCCTGCCCGACCTCGACGGCACGCCCGGTCCTTTGCCCCTGCTGGAGGACCTCGTCCGCGCCGGCCACCTCGGCATGAAGAGCGGCCGCGGCTTTCGTGAATGGAATGCCGAGAGCGCCCGGACGGTGCGCGAGGCCCTCGCGCGGCATCTCGCGCAGACGTTCTGA
- the wecB gene encoding non-hydrolyzing UDP-N-acetylglucosamine 2-epimerase, which yields MAPLVRAIEASADLSGLVCVTGQHRAMLDQVLSFFGIVPDIDLDVMVPNQTLNGLMSRVLARLDEALATHRPDYVLVHGDTTTALAATLAAFHRGIPVGHVEAGLRTYDLTQPWPEEMNRQVVDRMARDLFSPTEQSAAHLRDERAPGRIFVTGNTVIDALLMTLGRIDADAELKATLDRQFSFLDPGRRLVLVTGHRRENFGEGFAQICEALAALAQRQDIEIVYPVHLNPNVRGPVHERLSGKPNLHLIAPLDYVPFVALMRRANVILTDSGGVQEEAPSLGKPVLVMRDVTERPEAVAAGTVELVGTDAARIVAHVTRILDRADSPSASAARINPYGDGGASRRIVDVLCGRIPLPFHDRAAQRPARMRR from the coding sequence ATGGCGCCGCTCGTCCGAGCCATCGAGGCGTCTGCGGATCTGTCGGGACTGGTGTGCGTGACGGGACAGCATCGCGCGATGCTGGATCAGGTGCTGTCTTTTTTCGGCATCGTGCCGGACATCGATCTCGACGTGATGGTCCCCAACCAGACACTCAATGGGCTCATGTCCCGTGTGCTGGCACGCCTTGACGAGGCCCTGGCCACCCACCGCCCCGATTATGTGCTGGTTCATGGCGATACCACGACCGCGCTCGCGGCCACGCTTGCTGCCTTTCATCGGGGCATTCCCGTGGGCCATGTGGAAGCCGGCCTGCGCACCTACGACCTCACCCAGCCCTGGCCGGAGGAAATGAACCGTCAGGTGGTGGACCGCATGGCCCGCGACCTCTTCAGCCCCACCGAGCAGTCCGCCGCGCATCTGCGCGACGAACGGGCACCAGGGCGGATTTTCGTTACCGGCAATACGGTCATCGACGCGCTGCTGATGACGCTCGGCCGCATCGATGCGGATGCGGAACTGAAAGCCACCCTCGACCGGCAGTTCTCCTTCCTGGACCCCGGTCGACGCCTCGTGCTGGTGACGGGACACCGGCGGGAGAATTTCGGCGAAGGTTTTGCCCAGATCTGCGAAGCGCTGGCCGCGCTCGCGCAGAGGCAGGACATCGAGATCGTCTACCCTGTCCACCTCAATCCGAATGTCCGCGGGCCGGTGCACGAACGCCTTTCAGGAAAGCCGAACCTGCACCTCATCGCGCCGCTCGACTACGTCCCGTTCGTTGCCCTGATGCGTCGGGCGAACGTCATCCTCACCGATTCCGGCGGCGTGCAGGAGGAGGCCCCGTCCCTCGGCAAGCCGGTCCTCGTGATGCGGGACGTGACCGAGCGCCCCGAGGCCGTCGCGGCGGGCACGGTGGAACTTGTGGGGACCGACGCCGCCCGCATCGTCGCGCATGTCACCCGCATTCTCGATCGTGCCGACAGTCCGTCGGCTTCGGCTGCGCGCATCAACCCCTATGGCGACGGCGGCGCCAGCCGTCGCATCGTGGACGTGTTGTGCGGACGCATTCCGCTCCCTTTCCATGACCGTGCGGCGCAGCGGCCCGCACGCATGCGGAGGTAA
- a CDS encoding sigma-54 interaction domain-containing protein, with product MSLSAEERLSAARSLLQMVEEMIDGATIVDHRSRVVWFSAGQLALLGGVRLSDVVGQDIERVIPHSRLREVVETGQPQPLDIIQYGDTSLLVTRLPLRDETGTIIGAFAFALKNSIPHLRPIAERVHQLQSRLARMEQALSTTRSHRYTSEQILGASAAMREVGRLLRRAADVRSPVLLLGETGTGKEMIAHAIHAASGRVNRPFVAINVAAVPENLLEAEFFGVAPGAFTGAARQPRPGKFQIAHEGTLFLDEIGDMPLALQAKLLRALQDGEVEPVGSNQLARVDVRVIAATSRPLADMVRAGTFRQDLYYRLNVLSIRLPPLRERAGDIELLAGKFSERIAQSFAVAFRPLSRGALDLLEAHTWPGNVRELANVIEQAYVRSESDRIDAADIAAALGIEAEPSAAQTPPSTRLSDAVEDLERRMITDALRRCGNRQAAARALGISRSNLYAKMQRHGLGESGTG from the coding sequence ATGTCCCTCTCGGCCGAAGAGAGGCTTTCCGCCGCGCGCTCGCTCCTCCAGATGGTGGAGGAGATGATCGACGGCGCCACCATCGTCGACCATCGCTCCCGGGTCGTCTGGTTCAGCGCGGGCCAGCTCGCCCTTCTCGGCGGCGTCCGCCTGAGCGATGTGGTCGGGCAGGATATCGAGCGCGTCATCCCCCACAGCCGCCTCCGGGAAGTGGTGGAGACGGGGCAGCCGCAGCCGCTGGACATCATCCAGTATGGCGACACGTCGCTGCTGGTGACGCGCCTGCCGCTGCGGGACGAGACCGGCACGATCATCGGCGCCTTTGCGTTCGCCCTGAAGAACAGCATCCCGCACCTGCGCCCCATTGCTGAGCGTGTCCACCAGTTGCAGTCCCGCCTCGCCCGCATGGAGCAGGCGCTCTCCACCACACGCTCCCACCGCTACACCAGCGAACAGATTCTCGGAGCCAGCGCCGCCATGCGGGAGGTGGGACGCCTGCTCCGCCGGGCCGCCGACGTGCGCTCCCCAGTGCTGCTGCTCGGCGAAACGGGCACCGGCAAGGAGATGATTGCCCATGCGATCCATGCGGCCTCCGGCCGGGTGAACCGGCCTTTCGTCGCCATCAATGTTGCGGCCGTCCCGGAAAACCTGCTTGAGGCCGAATTCTTCGGCGTCGCGCCGGGCGCCTTTACGGGGGCGGCCCGGCAGCCGCGGCCCGGCAAGTTCCAGATCGCGCATGAGGGAACGCTGTTCCTCGACGAAATCGGCGACATGCCGCTTGCCCTGCAAGCCAAGCTGCTCCGCGCCCTTCAGGACGGCGAGGTCGAACCCGTCGGCTCGAACCAGCTTGCCCGTGTCGATGTGCGCGTGATCGCCGCGACCAGCCGCCCGCTCGCGGACATGGTGCGGGCCGGCACCTTCCGGCAGGACCTCTATTACCGGCTGAACGTCCTCTCCATCCGGCTCCCACCCCTGCGCGAACGCGCGGGCGACATCGAGCTGCTGGCCGGCAAGTTCAGTGAACGGATCGCCCAGAGCTTTGCCGTGGCCTTCCGCCCCCTCTCCCGTGGCGCGCTCGATCTGCTCGAGGCCCACACCTGGCCCGGAAATGTCCGTGAACTCGCGAACGTCATCGAGCAGGCCTATGTGCGGAGCGAGAGCGACCGGATCGACGCCGCCGATATCGCCGCGGCGCTCGGGATCGAGGCCGAGCCATCGGCAGCCCAGACGCCGCCCTCCACGCGCCTCTCCGATGCGGTCGAGGACCTTGAACGCCGGATGATCACGGATGCGCTGCGCCGATGCGGCAACAGGCAGGCGGCTGCCCGCGCACTGGGAATTTCCCGCTCCAATCTCTACGCCAAGATGCAGCGCCACGGCCTTGGAGAGAGCGGCACCGGGTGA
- a CDS encoding type 2 lanthipeptide synthetase LanM family protein yields MPFSDILAPLAVARATRLEAALSAAGAPLSAGARRGAIEALLERLNAVAMPVLAEAFTGDTPPPAVARLFDDPPDFVPRERYAAFRAELMGADGLPCLDRWPVLRDRLTKICADWEYNIAAFAAHLAQDADALRWLVPAWRERIPDIADLKGGLSDPHAGGRSVWRVDFADGTRLAYKPRSLAAECAFSRLLAELAGDETVPAQRIPRVLDAGDHGWMEWIEQAPLADADDARSYMERCGGLLALVDLLRGGDIHPDNLVPAGAFPVIVDLECLFQPAPADLGQPDPLEDPHLFSNGILPVFTSFDGGARMVAIAAAGAGPVPLRPETVVRHPGTDWLFLGNRQVPSFADGPTLEGRALDIRDHAADLARGYAATLRGLIRRREALLAPGGALDAFRKVPCRLLCAATNIYALVLAPALLGEGATSEAVFTAHLARAAGREPLMADASHWGHVLEAEAAALSRLDIPAFLFRPDGREAWSVEGRPLGPVFAAPMFARVEARLWALDEAAVADRARLIAAAVTPAPSARVVTGPADVAALLRHCADQVAALAVPQETDAVVWARLWEQIPALIAPAGPGLYYGSSGIAVFLAEAGRVLDDPRLLDLARRALRPTSARVRAGAAGAIATGCGAGYAQGLGGLIAALCWCADLLDDPGLMDDAVALARETPQALAASTGVPDLMQGAAGLALGLGLLHQSAGDLSPFLTACGHAILEGSGLEANGTRHWPDGPQPGLPGLSHGTAGMAAALAHIHRVTGDAAYRDAALEALAYEDTMFNAEAGTWTGEGRASRLHHRMSSWCHGAPGIALARAMVMATLGPAAAPLAPTLETALELTRATPVPAADDLCCGEAGRLEILSVLSARLGRSDLMADVDQALAQRLPDWARGEARLLAAAAPRAPGDAALFRGWAGVGHLMVRRLAPHIARDVLLPWAV; encoded by the coding sequence ATGCCCTTCTCCGACATCCTCGCGCCCCTCGCCGTGGCGCGCGCCACGCGCCTTGAGGCGGCCCTGTCCGCAGCCGGAGCGCCGCTGTCAGCGGGCGCCCGCCGTGGAGCGATCGAGGCGCTGCTGGAACGGCTGAATGCCGTGGCCATGCCCGTTCTGGCGGAAGCGTTCACGGGCGACACGCCGCCTCCCGCCGTCGCCCGCCTGTTCGATGATCCACCCGACTTCGTGCCGCGCGAGCGCTATGCGGCCTTCCGTGCCGAACTGATGGGTGCGGACGGCTTGCCGTGCCTCGATCGCTGGCCCGTCCTGCGGGATCGTCTCACGAAGATCTGCGCGGACTGGGAATACAACATCGCCGCCTTTGCCGCCCATCTGGCGCAGGATGCGGATGCGCTCCGCTGGCTTGTTCCTGCTTGGCGCGAACGCATTCCCGACATTGCGGATCTCAAGGGCGGGCTTTCCGACCCCCATGCGGGCGGCCGCAGCGTGTGGCGCGTGGATTTCGCGGACGGAACGCGCCTCGCCTACAAGCCCCGGTCGCTGGCGGCGGAATGCGCCTTCAGCCGTCTCCTGGCCGAACTGGCCGGCGATGAGACCGTCCCCGCCCAGCGCATCCCGCGCGTGCTGGATGCCGGCGATCACGGCTGGATGGAATGGATCGAGCAGGCCCCGCTCGCGGACGCAGACGACGCCCGATCCTATATGGAGCGTTGCGGCGGGCTCCTGGCGCTCGTCGATCTCCTGCGCGGCGGCGACATCCATCCTGACAATCTGGTCCCGGCGGGCGCCTTTCCGGTGATCGTGGATCTGGAGTGCCTCTTCCAGCCTGCGCCGGCCGATCTTGGCCAGCCCGATCCGCTGGAGGACCCGCATCTCTTCAGCAACGGCATCCTGCCTGTCTTCACGAGCTTCGATGGCGGCGCGCGCATGGTCGCCATCGCGGCGGCTGGGGCGGGGCCGGTCCCGCTGCGGCCCGAGACGGTGGTCCGGCACCCCGGCACGGACTGGCTCTTTCTCGGCAACAGGCAGGTCCCAAGCTTTGCCGATGGCCCGACGCTTGAGGGCAGGGCGCTCGACATCCGCGACCATGCGGCCGACCTCGCGCGCGGCTACGCCGCCACGTTGCGCGGGCTCATTCGGCGTAGGGAGGCGCTGCTGGCGCCGGGCGGGGCGCTCGATGCGTTCCGAAAGGTGCCCTGCCGCCTGCTCTGCGCGGCGACGAACATCTATGCGCTGGTGCTCGCGCCGGCGCTGCTGGGCGAGGGCGCCACGTCTGAAGCTGTCTTCACCGCCCATCTCGCCCGTGCCGCCGGCCGCGAGCCTCTCATGGCCGATGCATCGCATTGGGGGCATGTGCTTGAAGCGGAGGCGGCAGCCCTGTCCCGCCTCGACATCCCGGCCTTTCTCTTCCGGCCGGATGGGCGCGAGGCCTGGTCCGTGGAGGGTCGCCCGCTGGGGCCTGTGTTCGCGGCTCCGATGTTCGCGCGGGTGGAAGCGCGTCTGTGGGCGCTCGACGAGGCTGCCGTCGCGGACCGGGCGCGGCTGATCGCGGCGGCGGTCACACCCGCCCCTTCGGCACGAGTGGTGACGGGGCCTGCCGATGTCGCGGCCCTCCTGCGGCACTGTGCCGATCAGGTGGCCGCGCTGGCCGTGCCGCAGGAGACGGACGCCGTCGTCTGGGCGCGCCTCTGGGAGCAGATCCCGGCCCTGATCGCGCCTGCGGGGCCTGGCCTCTATTACGGCTCGTCCGGCATCGCGGTGTTCCTGGCCGAAGCCGGACGCGTGCTGGACGATCCGCGACTGCTGGACCTCGCGCGCCGCGCGCTGCGCCCCACCAGTGCACGGGTCCGCGCCGGCGCTGCGGGCGCCATCGCCACCGGGTGTGGCGCGGGCTATGCGCAGGGGCTCGGCGGCCTCATCGCGGCCCTGTGCTGGTGCGCAGACCTGCTCGACGATCCCGGCCTTATGGACGATGCGGTTGCGTTGGCGCGTGAGACGCCGCAGGCGCTCGCCGCCTCCACGGGTGTTCCGGACCTCATGCAGGGCGCTGCGGGCCTCGCGCTCGGGCTGGGGCTTCTTCACCAGAGCGCCGGGGACCTGAGCCCATTCCTCACCGCCTGCGGTCACGCCATCCTTGAAGGTTCGGGGCTGGAGGCCAATGGCACGCGGCACTGGCCAGACGGGCCGCAGCCCGGATTGCCCGGCCTGTCCCATGGAACGGCAGGCATGGCGGCAGCGCTCGCGCACATCCATCGCGTCACGGGCGACGCCGCATACCGTGATGCCGCCCTCGAGGCACTGGCCTATGAGGACACGATGTTCAACGCCGAGGCCGGCACCTGGACGGGAGAGGGGCGGGCCTCTCGTCTTCATCACCGGATGTCGTCCTGGTGCCATGGGGCGCCCGGCATCGCGCTCGCGCGCGCCATGGTGATGGCGACGCTCGGCCCGGCCGCAGCCCCGCTCGCCCCGACACTGGAAACCGCGCTGGAGCTCACCCGTGCTACGCCCGTTCCGGCAGCGGACGATCTGTGCTGCGGCGAGGCGGGGCGGCTGGAAATCCTCTCCGTGCTGAGCGCGCGGCTCGGGCGGAGCGATCTGATGGCGGATGTGGATCAGGCCCTCGCCCAGCGCCTGCCCGACTGGGCGCGGGGCGAGGCCCGGCTGCTGGCGGCCGCGGCGCCCCGTGCGCCGGGCGATGCCGCCTTGTTCCGGGGCTGGGCGGGCGTCGGGCACCTCATGGTGCGCCGTCTGGCCCCTCACATCGCGCGCGATGTTCTCCTGCCTTGGGCGGTGTGA